Proteins encoded in a region of the Loxodonta africana isolate mLoxAfr1 chromosome 22, mLoxAfr1.hap2, whole genome shotgun sequence genome:
- the LOC135228535 gene encoding olfactory receptor 5D14-like gives MKAGLGVTLLQAQEYKDPWEAGRVKEGFPSRVFRGSMSLPLPSFQTFGPQNSGTTLSSHLFPLKGSVTMAERNLNVETTFALLGFTDYPELQIPLFLVFLIMYSVTVVGNLGMIVIIKINPKFQTPVYFFLSHLSFVDFCYSSIVTPKLLENLVMADKSIFYFRCMLQFFLSCSAVVTESFLLAVMACDHFVAICNPLLYTVAMSQRLCALLVAGSYLGGMFGSLVLLCYALLLDFSGHNVINHFFCEYTALIAVSSSDIRIPQRLLFGFATFNEVSTLLIILTSYVFIFVSVLKIQSASGRRKAFSTCASHLTAITIFRGTILSLYCVPNSKNSRQTVKVASVFYTVVNPMLNPLIYSLRNKDVKVAFWKLMDIKVLFH, from the exons ATGAAGGCAGGACTTGGAGTTACGCTACTACAAGCCCAGGAATACAAGGACCCATGGGAAGCTGGAAGAGTCAAGGAAGGATTTCCTTCTAGGGTCTTTAGAGGGAGCATGTCCCTGCCATTACCTTCATTTCAAACATTTGGCCCCCAGAACT CAG GAACAACTCTCTCTTCCCATCTCTTTCCATTGAAAGGAAGTGTGACAATGGCTGAAAGAAACCTGAATGTGGAGACAacctttgccctcttgggattcACAGATTACCCAGAGCTTCAGATTCCTCTTTTCCTTGTGTTTCTGATCATGTACAGTGTCACCGTGGTAGGGAATCTTGGGATGATAGTGATCATCAAGATTAATCCCAAATTTCAAACCCCCGTGTACTTTTTCCTTAGTCACctttcttttgttgatttttgttaCTCCTCTATCGTTACTCCAAAGCTGCTTGAAAACTTGGTCATGGCAGACAAAAGCATCTTCTACTTTAGGTGCATGCTCCAGTTCTTCTTGTCCTGCAGTGCAGTGGTGACTGAGTCCTTCCTGCTGGCAGTGATGGCCTGTGACCACTTTGTGGCCATCTGCAATCCTCTGCTCTATACAGTGGCCATGTCACAAAGACTCTGTGCCCTGCTGGTGGCTGGCTCATATCTGGGGGGGATGTTTGGCTCCTTGGTACTCCTTTGCTATGCTCTCCTTCTAGACTTCTCTGGACACAATGTAatcaaccactttttctgtgagtaTACTGCTCTCATAGCTGTCTCTAGTTCTGATATACGCATTCCCCAACGTCTGCTTTTTGGGTTTGCCACCTTCAATGAGGTGAGTACACTACTAATCATTCTCACTtcgtatgtttttatttttgtgagtgTACTAAAAATCCAATCTGCCAGTGGACGTcgcaaagccttctccacctgtgcctcccacctgacTGCCATCACCATCTTCCGCGGGACCATCCTTTCCCTCTACTGTGTGCCTAACTCCAAAAACTCTCGGCAGACAGTCAAAGTGGCCTCTGTATTCTACACAGTGGTTAACCCCATGCTGAACCCCCTCATCTATAGCctgaggaacaaagatgtgaaAGTTGCCTTCTGGAAATTAATGGACATAAAAGTCCTCTTTCACTGA
- the LOC100663585 gene encoding olfactory receptor 5D13-like, translated as MLSEGNQSIMPTFILLGFSEYPELQVPLFLSFLSTYTVTVVGNLGMIIIIRINPKLHMIMYFFLSHLSFVDFCYSTVVTPKLLENLIVEDKTISFSSCTMQFCLACIFGVTETFMLMAMAYDRFVAVCNPLLYTTTMSQKLCVLLVAGSYTWGVVCSLTLKYFLLSLSYCESSVINNFICDHSVIFSISYSDPYISQMLCFIVAIFNEVSSLMIIFTSYVFIFITVMKMPSTSGRHKTFSTCASHLTAVTIFHGTILFLYCIPNPKTSWLIVKVAAVFYAVVIPTLNPLIYSLRNKDVTDTFRKLVKTKLLFQSP; from the coding sequence ATGTTATCTGAAGGAAATCAAAGTATCATGCCCACTTTTATACTGTTGGGTTTTTCAGAATACCCAGAACTCCAGGTTCCACTCTTCCTGAGTTTCTTGTCCACCTACACAGTCACCGTGGTGGGGAATCTAGGCATGATAATAATTATCAGGATCAATCCAAAACTCCACATGattatgtactttttcctcagtcaCTTGTCTTTTGTGGATTTCTGTTATTCCACTGTAGTTACACCCAAACTGCTGGAGAACTTGATTGTGGAAGACAAAACTATCTCTTTCTCTAGTTGCACCATGCAGTTTTGTCTTGCTTGCATATTTGGAGTGACAGAAACATTCATGTTAATGGCGATGGCTTATGACCGTTTTGTGGCAGTTTGTAACCCCTTGCTGTATACCACTACTATGTCTCAGAAGCTTTGTGTTCTGCTGGTTGCTGGGTCCTACACATGGGGTGTAGTGTGCTCTCTGACACTCAAATACTTTCTTCTCTCATTATCTTATTGTGAGTCTAGCGTTATAAACAATTTTATCTGTGACCACTCTGTAATTTTTTCCATCTCCTACTCAGACCCCTACATCAGTCAGATGCTGTGTTTTATTGTTGCCATATTCAATGAGGTGAGCAGCCTGATGATCATCTTTACTTCCtatgtattcatttttatcaCTGTCATGAAGATGCCTTCTACAAGTGGACGCCATAAAACCTTCTctacctgtgcctcccacctgacTGCTGTCACCATCTTCCATGGGACCATCCTTTTCCTCTACtgtatccctaaccccaaaacttccTGGCTCATAGTTAAAGTGGCTgctgtgttttatgctgtggtgaTTCCCACATTGAATCCCTTAATCTACAGCCTTAGGAACAAGGATGTGACCGACACATTCAGAAAATTAGTTAAAACAAAACTCCTTTTTCAATCACCATGA